In Prunus dulcis chromosome 1, ALMONDv2, whole genome shotgun sequence, the following are encoded in one genomic region:
- the LOC117616047 gene encoding peroxisomal adenine nucleotide carrier 1-like, with protein sequence MGFDLESVAEATSGAIGALVSTTILYPLDTCKTKYQAEVRAHHQQKYRNISDVLWEAISTRQVLSLYQGLGTKNFQSFISQFMYFYGYSFFKRLYLEKSGNKTMGTKANLIIAAAAGACTVIVTQPLDTASSKMQTSEFGKSKGLWKTLSEGTWTEAFDGLGISLLLTSNPSIQYTVFDQLKQRLLRGQLSKRTGTESSPEALSAFSAFVLGAVSKCIASCLTYPAIRCKVMIQAAEEDEEGNKEAQNGSKKSKKTISGAFFAIWKKEGLLGFFKGLQAQILKTVLSSALLLMIKEKITKTTWVLLLALRRFFFLNKSRLKSA encoded by the exons aTGGGCTTTGATCTTGAATCTGTAGCAGAGGCAACATCAGGGGCCATTGGAGCTTTGGTTAGCACCACCATCTTGTACCCACTTGATACCTGCAAGACCAAGTATCAAGCTGAAGTCCGAGCTCACCATCAGCAGAAGTACAG GAACATTTCTGATGTTTTATGGGAAGCAATTTCTACCCGTCAGGTGCTTTCTTTATACCAGGGCCTTGGGACAAAGAACTTCCAGTCCTTTATTTCACAGTTCATGTACTTCTATGGATACAGTTTTTTTAAGAGGTTATACTTGGAGAAAAGTGGAAATAAAACCATGGGAACTAAAGCAAACTTGATAATTGCAGCCGCTGCTGGGGCTTGCACAGTGATAGTGACACAG CCCTTGGATACAGCATCCTCAAAGATGCAGACAAGTGAGTTTGGGAAATCCAAAGGACTCTGGAAGACTCTTTCAGAGGGAACTTGGACTGAGGCATTTGATGGTCTTGGCATATCTCTTCTTTTGACATCTAACCCATCTATCCAG TACACTGTATTTGATCAGCTGAAACAAAGACTGTTAAGGGGGCAGCTGAGCAAAAGAACAGGTACAGAGTCATCACCAGAAGCTCTTTCTGCCTTCTCTGCTTTTGTATTGGGTGCTGTCTCAAAGTGTATTGCATCCTGCTTGACTTACCCAGCCATCAG GTGCAAGGTCATGATTCAAGCagcagaagaagatgaagaaggtaACAAGGAAGCTCAAAACGGATcgaaaaaatccaaaaagacAATTTCAGGTGCATTTTTTGCCATTTGGAAAAAAGAGGGTCTGTTGGGTTTCTTCAAGGGATTACAGGCCCAGATACTAAAAACTGTGCTAAGCTCGGCATTGCTTTTGATGATAAAGGAAAAGATCACAAAGACCACCTGGGTCCTATTGCTTGCTCTGAGGaggttttttttcctcaacAAGAGCAGATTAAAGAGCGCTTGA
- the LOC117616338 gene encoding mitogen-activated protein kinase kinase kinase NPK1 isoform X1, producing the protein MQDFVDLLRESLVRTQRREDGGGGGGGGGFGDLVGKIGSSIRKSRIGLFSKSPVRALPPAASKDDAQPIRWRKGELIGSGAFGRVYMGMNLDSGELIAVKQVLIAANSASKEKTQAHIRELEEEVNLLKNLSHPNIVRYLGTAREDDSLNILLEFVPGGSISSLLGKFGSFPESVIRMYTKQLLLGLEYLHKNGIMHRDIKGANILVDNKGCIKLADFGASKKVVELATINGAKSMKGTPYWMAPEVILQTGHSFSADIWSVGCTVIEMATGKPPWSQQYQEVAALFHIGTTKSHPPIPEHLSAEAKDFLLKCLEKEPNLRCAASELVQHPFVTGDYQEPRPVIRTSFMEAGNETATPGTDLKNFMNPSIRRSTCAGLKDICDMGTVRCSTVYPGSFSGGGSRWGATNNDDDDMCQIDDKDDIMLGSFAKFKSVVGPDDLNKSFNPMCEPTDDWPRKFDESLELERSGINFSPCQTIHEAYGTTGASDKVESEFTFPCGPSAEDDEEVTESKIRAFLDEKALDLKKLQTPLYEEFFSSMNGVGPPGAIGNADCVRVSNNLNLPPKSKSPSRAPSRRFSTAVDAAVPGKHIKNVSNTSGVHSRILHEIQPPQHSEWKQLPDDQKESFSLSASFSERQRKWKEELDQELERKREMMRQAGLGTNSPSPNNRILSRQRERLQAVFPGK; encoded by the exons ATGCAAGACTTCGTTGACTTGTTACGCGAGTCCCTGGTGCGGACCCAGCGCCGGGAGGACGGAGGAGGCGGAGGAGGCGGAGGAGGGTTCGGTGACCTGGTAGGGAAGATCGGCTCCAGCATCCGAAAATCACGAATCGGGTTGTTCTCCAAGTCTCCGGTTCGTGCTCTTCCTCCGGCTGCTTCGAAAGATGACGCGCAGCCGATTCGGTGGCGCAAGGGCGAGTTGATTGGGTCCGGTGCGTTCGGTCGGGTCTATATGGGGATGAATCTTGACTCCGGAGAGCTTATAGCCGTGAAACAG GTGTTGATTGCGGCAAATAGTGCTTCAAAGGAGAAGACACAG GCCCATATTCGAGAGTTGGAGGAGGAAGTGAACCTTCTTAAGAATCTTTCACATCCAAACATTGTT AGATATCTGGGGACTGCTAGAGAGGATGATTCATTGAATATTCTGTTGGAATTCGTGCCTGGTGGATCCATATCTTCTCTCTTGGGGAAATTTGGATCATTTCCCGAGTCT GTTATCAGAATGTACACAAAGCAGCTGTTATTGGGTCTTGAATATCTTCACAAGAATGGAATTATGCATAGGGACATCAAG GGTGCAAACATCCTTGTTGATAATAAGGGGTGCATTAAGCTTGCGGACTTTGGTGCATCGAAGAAAGTTGTTGAACTG GCTACCATAAATGGTGCGAAGTCAATGAAGGGTACGCCATACTGGATGGCTCCCGAAGTTATTCTCCAGACTGGCCATAGCTT CTCTGCTGACATATGGAGTGTTGGATGTACTGTGATTGAGATGGCTACAGGAAAGCCTCCATGGAGCCAACAGTATCAGGAG GTTGCTGCTCTCTTCCATATTGGAACAACAAAATCTCATCCACCCATCCCCGAACATCTCTCCGCTGAGGCAAAGGACTTTCTGTTAAAATGTCTAGAGAA GGAACCTAATTTAAGGTGTGCTGCGTCAGAGTTGGTGCAG CATCCATTTGTCACTGGGGATTATCAGGAACCTCGCCCAGTAATTCGCACTTCATTTATG GAAGCTGGAAATGAGACGGCAACACCTGGGACAGATCTTAAGAACTT CATGAACCCTTCGATCAGAAGGTCTACCTGTGCAGGCTTGAAGGATATTTGTGATATGGGTACTGTAAGGTGCTCAACTGTATATCCAGGGAGTTTTTCAGGGGGGGGCTCCCGTTGGGGAGCAACCAATAATGATGATGACGACATGTGTCAGATTGATGATAAGGATGACATTATGCTTGGTTCATTTGCAAAATTCAAATCTGTGGTTGGACCTGACGATTTAAACAAG AGTTTCAATCCCATGTGTGAACCAACTGACGACTGGCCACGCAAGTTTGATGAAAGTCTGGAATTGGAGAGAAGTGGAATTAACTTCTCCCCTTGTCAAACGATACACGAGGCTTATGGAACCACTGGAGCATCTGATAAGGTGGAGAGTGAATTCACATTTCCTTGTGGGCCATCAGCTGAGGATGATGAGGAAGTTACAGAGTCAAAAATAAGAGCCTTCCTGGATGAAAAG GCATTAGATCTGAAGAAGCTGCAAACACCTCTATATGAAGAGTTCTTTAGCTCAATGAATGGAGTTGGTCCTCCAGGTGCAATTGGAAATGCAGATTGTGTTCGTGTTTCAAATAATCTGAATTTACCTCCTAAAAGTAAGTCACCCAGTCGCGCACCTAGTAGAAGATTCTCTACAGCAGTTGATGCTGCAGTCCCTGGgaaacatataaaaaatgtATCAAATACCAGTGGTGTGCACAGTCGAATCTTACATGAAATTCAGCCACCTCAGCATAGTGAATGGAAACAGCTTCCTGATGATCAGAAAGAATCATTTAGTCTAAG CGCAAGCTTTTCTGAGAGGCAAAGGAAGTGGAAAGAGGAGCTTGATCAAGAGCTGGAGAGGAAGCGAG AGATGATGCGGCAGGCTGGTTTGGGAACGAATTCACCATCCCCAAACAATCGAATTCTAAGTCGACAAAGAGAGCGGCTGCAGGCGGTTTTCCCTGGAAAATGA
- the LOC117616338 gene encoding mitogen-activated protein kinase kinase kinase NPK1 isoform X2, producing MQDFVDLLRESLVRTQRREDGGGGGGGGGFGDLVGKIGSSIRKSRIGLFSKSPVRALPPAASKDDAQPIRWRKGELIGSGAFGRVYMGMNLDSGELIAVKQVLIAANSASKEKTQAHIRELEEEVNLLKNLSHPNIVRYLGTAREDDSLNILLEFVPGGSISSLLGKFGSFPESVIRMYTKQLLLGLEYLHKNGIMHRDIKGANILVDNKGCIKLADFGASKKVVELATINGAKSMKGTPYWMAPEVILQTGHSFSADIWSVGCTVIEMATGKPPWSQQYQEVAALFHIGTTKSHPPIPEHLSAEAKDFLLKCLEKEPNLRCAASELVQHPFVTGDYQEPRPVIRTSFMEAGNETATPGTDLKNLRSTCAGLKDICDMGTVRCSTVYPGSFSGGGSRWGATNNDDDDMCQIDDKDDIMLGSFAKFKSVVGPDDLNKSFNPMCEPTDDWPRKFDESLELERSGINFSPCQTIHEAYGTTGASDKVESEFTFPCGPSAEDDEEVTESKIRAFLDEKALDLKKLQTPLYEEFFSSMNGVGPPGAIGNADCVRVSNNLNLPPKSKSPSRAPSRRFSTAVDAAVPGKHIKNVSNTSGVHSRILHEIQPPQHSEWKQLPDDQKESFSLSASFSERQRKWKEELDQELERKREMMRQAGLGTNSPSPNNRILSRQRERLQAVFPGK from the exons ATGCAAGACTTCGTTGACTTGTTACGCGAGTCCCTGGTGCGGACCCAGCGCCGGGAGGACGGAGGAGGCGGAGGAGGCGGAGGAGGGTTCGGTGACCTGGTAGGGAAGATCGGCTCCAGCATCCGAAAATCACGAATCGGGTTGTTCTCCAAGTCTCCGGTTCGTGCTCTTCCTCCGGCTGCTTCGAAAGATGACGCGCAGCCGATTCGGTGGCGCAAGGGCGAGTTGATTGGGTCCGGTGCGTTCGGTCGGGTCTATATGGGGATGAATCTTGACTCCGGAGAGCTTATAGCCGTGAAACAG GTGTTGATTGCGGCAAATAGTGCTTCAAAGGAGAAGACACAG GCCCATATTCGAGAGTTGGAGGAGGAAGTGAACCTTCTTAAGAATCTTTCACATCCAAACATTGTT AGATATCTGGGGACTGCTAGAGAGGATGATTCATTGAATATTCTGTTGGAATTCGTGCCTGGTGGATCCATATCTTCTCTCTTGGGGAAATTTGGATCATTTCCCGAGTCT GTTATCAGAATGTACACAAAGCAGCTGTTATTGGGTCTTGAATATCTTCACAAGAATGGAATTATGCATAGGGACATCAAG GGTGCAAACATCCTTGTTGATAATAAGGGGTGCATTAAGCTTGCGGACTTTGGTGCATCGAAGAAAGTTGTTGAACTG GCTACCATAAATGGTGCGAAGTCAATGAAGGGTACGCCATACTGGATGGCTCCCGAAGTTATTCTCCAGACTGGCCATAGCTT CTCTGCTGACATATGGAGTGTTGGATGTACTGTGATTGAGATGGCTACAGGAAAGCCTCCATGGAGCCAACAGTATCAGGAG GTTGCTGCTCTCTTCCATATTGGAACAACAAAATCTCATCCACCCATCCCCGAACATCTCTCCGCTGAGGCAAAGGACTTTCTGTTAAAATGTCTAGAGAA GGAACCTAATTTAAGGTGTGCTGCGTCAGAGTTGGTGCAG CATCCATTTGTCACTGGGGATTATCAGGAACCTCGCCCAGTAATTCGCACTTCATTTATG GAAGCTGGAAATGAGACGGCAACACCTGGGACAGATCTTAAGAACTT AAGGTCTACCTGTGCAGGCTTGAAGGATATTTGTGATATGGGTACTGTAAGGTGCTCAACTGTATATCCAGGGAGTTTTTCAGGGGGGGGCTCCCGTTGGGGAGCAACCAATAATGATGATGACGACATGTGTCAGATTGATGATAAGGATGACATTATGCTTGGTTCATTTGCAAAATTCAAATCTGTGGTTGGACCTGACGATTTAAACAAG AGTTTCAATCCCATGTGTGAACCAACTGACGACTGGCCACGCAAGTTTGATGAAAGTCTGGAATTGGAGAGAAGTGGAATTAACTTCTCCCCTTGTCAAACGATACACGAGGCTTATGGAACCACTGGAGCATCTGATAAGGTGGAGAGTGAATTCACATTTCCTTGTGGGCCATCAGCTGAGGATGATGAGGAAGTTACAGAGTCAAAAATAAGAGCCTTCCTGGATGAAAAG GCATTAGATCTGAAGAAGCTGCAAACACCTCTATATGAAGAGTTCTTTAGCTCAATGAATGGAGTTGGTCCTCCAGGTGCAATTGGAAATGCAGATTGTGTTCGTGTTTCAAATAATCTGAATTTACCTCCTAAAAGTAAGTCACCCAGTCGCGCACCTAGTAGAAGATTCTCTACAGCAGTTGATGCTGCAGTCCCTGGgaaacatataaaaaatgtATCAAATACCAGTGGTGTGCACAGTCGAATCTTACATGAAATTCAGCCACCTCAGCATAGTGAATGGAAACAGCTTCCTGATGATCAGAAAGAATCATTTAGTCTAAG CGCAAGCTTTTCTGAGAGGCAAAGGAAGTGGAAAGAGGAGCTTGATCAAGAGCTGGAGAGGAAGCGAG AGATGATGCGGCAGGCTGGTTTGGGAACGAATTCACCATCCCCAAACAATCGAATTCTAAGTCGACAAAGAGAGCGGCTGCAGGCGGTTTTCCCTGGAAAATGA